The following coding sequences lie in one Mercenaria mercenaria strain notata chromosome 5, MADL_Memer_1, whole genome shotgun sequence genomic window:
- the LOC123557540 gene encoding uncharacterized protein LOC123557540 codes for MGCANSSLRPPTEQPTALLSFRQVSMPVHGYLPVSNSSYTQTNNQPNSFNIFQPVIQGSGPVELSVQTDPKLLAMASVASSGLGNSTARKLDKKSVSFDAANLSDKALERINEFLIYLDREELMFKRSDTEVNDIKDAVGKAVDSFGKYIGKKYPLLAVSHKHAVGSFAEGTRLKEPDEFDFILVLKYFNEENVSVDRCMKDCEDIADVKPHAHIKIRNLEWWNAKATETEEWQDNGTVCNWLDFVDMHSFTWAECEWNVDIDTPSGKLSNSETDLEFTSNGPAFTFELLWIPKQGERLQISIDASLALERRGVTEVIELEDVPCQEFIPDLLKEDTHFIVYGEGEDGFKYTFTTTEVKLMRKISASHRRCYRILKFLFAVENCGGIVETYILKTLLLRHANSCMGKVYIFNCLCDICDKLEDLYKKRKGGVSTIFLPDVKKNIFETPQINISRFVLFIENELMKIGKSHQSDNSACLGQLQMMMLMNIANDI; via the exons ATCTTCCAACCAGTGATACAGGGATCCGGTCCCGTCGAACTTTCAGTGCAAACAGATCCGAAATTACTCGCAATGGCATCAGTCGCATCTTCGG GTCTAGGAAATTCTACTGCGAGAAAACTTGACAAGAAGTCCGTGTCATTTGATGCTGCAAATCTGTCAGACAAAGCACTTGAGAGGATAAACGAGTTTTTGATTTACTTAGATAGAGAAGAATTAATGTTTAAGCGTTCAGATACTGAAGTCAATGACATAAAAGATGCAGTCGGTAAGGCAGTAGACAGCTTTGGAAAATACATTGGTAAAAAATATCCACTTCTGGCAGTTTCCCACAAGCATGCCGTAGGAAGCTTTGCTGAAGGAACACGATTGAAAGAACCAGATGAGTTTGATTTCATCCTTGTTCTGAAGTATTTCAATGAAGAGAATGTAAGCGTAGACAGGTGTATGAAAGACTGTGAAGACATAGCTGATGTCAAACCTCATGCGCATATTAAGATCAGAAATTTAGAATGGTGGAATGCAAAAGCAACTGAGACTGAGGAGTGGCAGGACAATGGTACAGTTTGCAACTGGTTGGACTTTGTTGACATGCATTCGTTTACTTGGGCAGAATGTGAATGGAACGTTGACATTGATACACCGTCGGGAAAATTGTCTAACTCAGAGACAGATCTTGAGTTTACAAGTAATGGGCCAGCTTTCACTTTTGAACTCCTATGGATTCCAAAGCAGGGCGAGCGTTTACAAATATCTATTGATGCATCATTAGCCCTAGAAAGAAGAGGTGTGACAGAAGTTATAGAACTAGAAGATGTGCCGTGCCAGGAGTTTATACCTGATCTACTAAAGGAGGATACGCATTTTATCGTATACGGAGAAGGAGAAGATGGTTTCAAATATACCTTTACTACAACGGAGGTAAAACTTATGCGAAAGATATCTGCATCGCATCGGCGGTGCtacagaattttgaaatttctcTTCGCAGTTGAAAACTGTGGTGGAATTGTTGAAACATACATCTTAAAAACGTTACTATTGAGGCATGCAAATAGCTGCATGGGAAAGGTCTACATATTTAATTGTCTGTGCGACATTTGTGATAAACTAGAAGATCTGTACAAAAAACGCAAAGGAGGAGTCAGTACTATTTTTCTTCCAGACGTAAAAAAGAACATATTCGAAACCCCACAAATCAATATATCACGATTTGtactttttattgaaaatgagCTTATGAAAATTGGAAAATCGCATCAGTCTGATAACAGCGCTTGTCTTGGACAACTACAAATGATGATGCTTATGAACATTGCCAATGACATTTAA
- the LOC123557542 gene encoding uncharacterized protein LOC123557542: MGKKKLAEAYILGIPFGLFGAHHFYLGRKGFGILYVCTLGLFGLGYIYDLIRMRWLVKHANRQESEVKMVSDGYLIGALGGLFGAHHFYLGNKKLGIFYACTLGVFTMGWIVDLFRMKYLVKNHNAHTEEKSLGTAYILALPPLGIFGAYYYYLGNVSLGLVYTFTFGMFGIGWIVDLFRMPRLVRNVGLNMKSIVTSYIMAMPPFGLFGAHHYYLGNYLLGIVYTFTLGIFTIGWITDLFRMKGLVKASNDPTSDYGTTKVTACILCVSPLGLFGAHHFYLERYLNGGFYVATLGLFGFGWVFDVFRLPVLYERYAAKDKHKYPDEAYLYWFPFGIFGLHHFYLENKKWGILYACTLGCLGIGWLIDGFRMLMLLKEYNKHIIV, translated from the exons ATGGGTAAAAAGAAATTAGCCGAGGCCTACATTTTAGGGATTCCATTCGGATTGTTCGGTGCTCATCATTTTTATTTGGGACGGAAAGGGTTCGGTATCTTGTATGTTTGTACACTGGGTCTATTCGGGCTCGGATATATATATGATTTGATACGTATGCGGTGGTTAGTGAAACATGCAAACAGACAGGAGTCAGAAGTGAAAATGGTGTCCGACGGATATCTGATAGGGGCGTTAGGAGGACTATTTG GTGCGCATCACTTTTACCTTGGCAACAAGAAACTTGGCATCTTCTACGCATGTACACTTGGAGTGTTCACCATGGGCTGGATAGTAGATCTGTTCCGAATGAAGTATCTCGTAAAAAACCACAATGCTCACACAGAGGAAAAATCTCTCGGAACCGCCTACATATTAGCGTTACCTCCCTTGGGTATTTTTGGAGCATATTATTATTACTTAGGCAATGTAAGCTTGGGTTTGGTGTACACATTTACGTTCGGAATGTTTGGAATTGGATGGATAGTTGACTTGTTCCGCATGCCAAGACTAGTACGGAATGTCGGATTGAATATGAAATCCATTGTAACTTCGTACATAATGGCGATGCCTCCCTTCGGACTTTTTGGTGCACACCATTATTATTTAGGAAATTATTTGTTAGGAATTGTCTATACATTTACATTAGGAATATTCACGATTGGTTGGATTACGGATCTGTTTAGAATGAAGGGTCTCGTCAAAGCTTCGAATGACCCAACAAGTGACTACGGAACAACAAAAGTCACTGCGTGCATTTTGTGTGTGTCCCCACTTGGACTCTTTGGAGctcatcatttttatttagaaagatACTTGAACGGTGGATTTTATGTTGCAACTTTGGGACTATTCGGGTTCGGTTGGGTTTTTGATGTGTTTAGACTTCCAGTTCTATACGAACGTTACGCCGCCAAAGACAAACACAAATATCCGGATGAAGCATACCTGTACTGGTTTCCATTCGGAATATTCGGACTTCATCATTTCTATCTTGAGAATAAGAAATGGGGAATCCTGTATGCTTGTACCCTAGGGTGTCTGGGTATCGGTTGGTTAATTGATGGTTTTCGCATGCTTATGCTACTTAAAGAATACAATAAACATATTATTGTATGA